The stretch of DNA AGAATTCGAAGCCAATCGTACCGGTACCGGTTGAGTTTCGGTTGAATTGAAATAGCGATCGTCGCCGGTTGTTTTACCAATGTATCCCTGCTTCCGCTTGCGAACCCGTTGCTTGTTGCTCACTGCCCACTGCCCACTATCCGTTGCCCACCGCTTGTTGCCTAATGACTCGATACATCCTTTTTACGCTCTCTGTTTTTCTGTTTTCCACCGTTCTATTAGCCGACGATTGGCCTGAATTTCTTGGCCCGCAAGGAACGGCCCGCAGCAATGAAATCGTGCCGGTATCTTGGAATGACAACACGGGTATCGCTTGGAAAGTTGATTTGCCTGGGTCGGGATCATCGAGCCCCATCATCGTTGGCGGTCGCGTAATCGTCACTTGCTACATCAAGGGCGACAATCCAAGCCGGCAAGTGCTTTGCTTTGACAAGACGACCGGCAATCAAGTTTGGGTCGTCGATTTTCCCATCGACTATCGCGAGGATGGATACCAGGGATATATCACCGAACACGGCTATGCAAGTAACACTCCGGTCAGCGATGGGGTGAACGTCTACGCCTTTCTCGGCAAAGGTGGTGTTCACTGCATTAGCCTCGATGGCGAAAAGAAGTGGAGTGTCGATGTGGGCAAAGACTCAAGCAATCGACGATGGGGTTCGGCGGCAAGTTTGGTTTTGTTCAATAACAGCGTGATCGTGAACGCGGCGGAAGAAGCGAAAGCGATTCTTGCTTTGGACAAGGCATCCGGCAAAGAACTTTGGCGTCAAGAAGCGGCGATGTTGGAACTGACCTACGGAACGCCACGGATTGTCGAGCTTGACAACGGCGAAAGCGAATTGGTGATTAGCGTTCCTGGAGAAATTTGGTCGATGAATCCCGTCACGGGAAAGCTGAAATGGTACGCCGAGTCTCCAATGACGGGTAACGTATCGCCATCAGTGATCGTGGATGGTGAAACGATTTATAGTTTCGGTGGATACCGCGCTTCAGGCAGCATCGCTGTCAAAGCGGGCGGCGATCAGGATGTCACGGACTCGAATGTCTCATGGACAAACCGATCAAGTTCCTACGTGGCCACACCACTGTTGCAT from Rubripirellula amarantea encodes:
- a CDS encoding outer membrane protein assembly factor BamB family protein, whose product is MTRYILFTLSVFLFSTVLLADDWPEFLGPQGTARSNEIVPVSWNDNTGIAWKVDLPGSGSSSPIIVGGRVIVTCYIKGDNPSRQVLCFDKTTGNQVWVVDFPIDYREDGYQGYITEHGYASNTPVSDGVNVYAFLGKGGVHCISLDGEKKWSVDVGKDSSNRRWGSAASLVLFNNSVIVNAAEEAKAILALDKASGKELWRQEAAMLELTYGTPRIVELDNGESELVISVPGEIWSMNPVTGKLKWYAESPMTGNVSPSVIVDGETIYSFGGYRASGSIAVKAGGDQDVTDSNVSWTNRSSSYVATPLLHDGRFYWIDDRGIAYCTSAKDGEVIYRERVDNLENGRPVYASPVLIGDYVYVVTRHSGTLVYAPGDTFEPVSQNVIAGDDTDFNASPAVSDGKLYLRSDQSLYCIAD